The following proteins are encoded in a genomic region of Mycolicibacterium rutilum:
- a CDS encoding SDR family NAD(P)-dependent oxidoreductase, protein MQIAGSSAIVVGGAGGLGEATVRRLHGAGAKVVVADLADDKGRQLESELGIRYVSTDATSEESVLAAIAEAEALGPLRISVDTHGGPAGGGRLVGKDGSPLGMDAFEKTIKYYLTAVFNIMRLSAAAIARTEPLEEGARGVIVNTASIAGYEGQIGQLPYAAAKGGVIGMTLNAARDLSPLGIRVVTIAPGTINTPAYGQAADQLEQYWGPQVPFPKRMGRSTEYAQLAQSIIENDYLNGEIIRLDGALRFPPK, encoded by the coding sequence ATGCAAATCGCAGGTAGTTCAGCGATCGTCGTGGGTGGCGCGGGCGGCCTCGGCGAGGCCACGGTCCGGCGGCTGCATGGCGCGGGCGCCAAGGTCGTGGTCGCCGATCTGGCCGACGACAAGGGCAGGCAACTGGAGAGCGAGCTCGGCATCCGTTACGTCTCGACCGACGCCACGTCGGAAGAGTCGGTGCTGGCGGCCATCGCCGAAGCGGAAGCCCTGGGCCCGCTGCGCATCAGCGTCGACACCCACGGCGGCCCGGCGGGCGGCGGGCGGCTGGTCGGCAAGGACGGCTCCCCGCTCGGAATGGACGCGTTCGAGAAGACGATCAAGTACTACCTGACCGCGGTGTTCAACATCATGCGGCTGAGCGCGGCGGCAATCGCGCGCACCGAACCGCTCGAGGAAGGCGCCCGCGGCGTCATCGTCAACACCGCCTCGATCGCCGGTTACGAGGGCCAGATCGGCCAGCTGCCCTATGCCGCGGCCAAGGGCGGCGTCATCGGCATGACCCTCAACGCCGCCCGTGACCTCTCACCGCTGGGCATCCGCGTCGTCACCATCGCCCCGGGCACCATCAACACCCCGGCCTACGGTCAGGCGGCCGATCAGCTCGAGCAGTACTGGGGTCCGCAGGTGCCGTTCCCGAAGCGGATGGGCCGGTCGACGGAGTACGCGCAGCTGGCGCAGAGCATCATCGAAAACGACTACCTCAACGGCGAAATCATCCGCCTCGACGGGGCGCTGCGCTTCCCCCCGAAGTGA
- a CDS encoding ArgK/MeaB family GTPase, producing MTIDELLDAARNGSARATGRLLSLAESPRRNEVLDAIGRVEPPRVVGVTGPPGAGKSTTVGVLVGAYRERQERVAVLAVDPSSPYSGGALLGDRIRMAAHINDPGVLIRSVAARGHLGGLAAAVPASIQVLAALSYGLVVLETVGVGQSEIEIAAVADPTIVILNPGAGDAIQAAKAGLLEVADIVVVNKADRDGADQTVRDLRGETSAPILKLVAAQGDGIAELMEAIEAHHRADSPHRRAARARAQILSLAQSLLRSHPELDRLADAVADGRDDVYTAAERLFGVPRES from the coding sequence ATGACTATCGACGAGCTCCTCGACGCCGCGCGCAACGGTTCTGCGCGGGCGACCGGGCGCTTGTTGAGCTTGGCCGAAAGCCCCCGTCGCAACGAGGTTCTCGACGCGATCGGCCGGGTGGAGCCGCCGCGTGTGGTGGGGGTGACGGGGCCGCCGGGTGCGGGCAAGTCCACAACCGTCGGGGTGCTGGTGGGCGCCTACCGCGAACGGCAGGAACGGGTCGCGGTGCTCGCGGTCGACCCGTCGTCGCCCTACAGCGGGGGAGCGCTGCTCGGCGACCGCATCCGAATGGCGGCTCATATCAACGACCCCGGCGTGCTGATCCGGTCGGTGGCGGCCCGCGGCCATCTCGGCGGTCTGGCCGCGGCGGTGCCGGCGTCGATACAGGTGCTCGCGGCGCTGTCGTACGGGCTGGTGGTGCTCGAGACCGTCGGGGTCGGGCAGTCCGAGATCGAGATCGCCGCGGTGGCCGATCCGACCATCGTCATCCTCAATCCCGGTGCGGGAGATGCCATCCAGGCGGCCAAAGCCGGGCTGCTCGAGGTCGCCGACATCGTGGTGGTCAACAAGGCCGACCGGGACGGCGCCGACCAGACAGTGCGCGATCTGCGTGGGGAGACGTCGGCGCCGATCCTCAAACTTGTTGCCGCGCAGGGTGACGGCATTGCCGAACTGATGGAGGCGATCGAGGCGCACCACCGCGCCGACAGCCCGCACCGACGGGCCGCGCGCGCCCGGGCACAGATCCTGTCGCTGGCGCAGAGCCTGCTGCGCAGCCATCCGGAACTCGACCGGCTCGCCGACGCGGTGGCCGACGGCCGCGACGACGTCTACACCGCCGCCGAGCGCCTCTTCGGTGTTCCGCGGGAGTCGTGA
- a CDS encoding TetR/AcrR family transcriptional regulator: MDAALKLIAEHGVSGTSLQMIADAMGVTKAAVYRQFKTKEEIVIAITERELSRLEDAVEAAEAQGHELRAREILLDRMIDQAVSRRGVVSVLQFDPVIIRLQAEHEPFQRFIERLYAALLGTEAGVEARLHAAMLSSAISVAVMHPLVADIDAETLRAQLILMSRRMLDLPSGHDSRGTPKRRSAAV, translated from the coding sequence ATGGACGCGGCGCTGAAGTTGATCGCGGAGCACGGTGTCAGCGGCACCTCCTTGCAGATGATCGCCGACGCGATGGGGGTGACCAAGGCGGCGGTGTACCGCCAGTTCAAGACCAAGGAAGAGATCGTCATCGCGATCACCGAGCGCGAGTTGAGCCGGCTCGAAGACGCGGTGGAAGCGGCCGAGGCTCAGGGACACGAACTGCGGGCGCGCGAGATCCTGCTGGACCGCATGATCGACCAGGCCGTCTCGCGCCGCGGTGTGGTCAGCGTGCTGCAGTTCGACCCGGTCATCATCCGGTTGCAGGCCGAGCACGAACCGTTTCAGCGGTTCATCGAGCGTCTCTACGCGGCGCTGCTCGGCACCGAGGCCGGTGTCGAGGCGCGGCTCCACGCCGCGATGCTGTCGAGCGCGATCAGCGTCGCCGTCATGCACCCGCTGGTCGCCGATATCGACGCTGAAACGCTTCGCGCACAACTGATCCTGATGTCACGCCGGATGCTCGACCTGCCGAGCGGTCACGACTCCCGCGGAACACCGAAGAGGCGCTCGGCGGCGGTGTAG